One stretch of Candidatus Neomarinimicrobiota bacterium DNA includes these proteins:
- a CDS encoding STAS domain-containing protein, whose protein sequence is MELKQIDKEGVTVLQVTGKLMGGPDATQLHELIHKLIDEGVKNFVLDLEGVNWVNSSGLGILISGLTTVRNSGGDLCLANLGERINNILNITKLSSVFTSYDSLDKAVSSFK, encoded by the coding sequence ATGGAATTAAAACAGATCGACAAAGAGGGAGTGACGGTACTTCAGGTAACCGGGAAGCTGATGGGGGGACCCGATGCCACGCAGCTGCATGAACTCATCCATAAACTCATTGACGAAGGTGTGAAAAACTTCGTTCTTGATTTAGAAGGAGTTAATTGGGTAAACAGTTCGGGATTAGGAATTCTGATCAGCGGTCTCACCACTGTCCGTAACAGTGGAGGGGATCTCTGCCTTGCCAATCTCGGCGAAAGGATAAATAACATTCTTAATATCACCAAGTTGTCATCAGTGTTCACATCATACGACAGCCTGGATAAAGCAGTCAGTAGTTTCAAATAA
- the secD gene encoding protein translocase subunit SecD: MRTRLAPRFVLIAAAITLAAYMLSPTVEYYLTDPEQTEKREALQDRVLKLGLDLQGGIHVVMEVDIPKLVENLASNKSLLYEAFAASKLRAKDEGIDYLDALLLEANERNIKLARHFIEYGIENSEIISALKDESEDAVNRALEVIRNRIDQFGVSEPTIQKQGRNRIIVELAGVQDPERARNLIRQTALLEFSLLKDPDVVQSALTRIDNVLKSMRTGISLDSLLAITEAKVESADTAAAPPAESQDKAISVEEIFGRTTTDSRTKSSDSSVLVDEQIFEDRPFSALLRNVQGDIGVPRENVKAVKRILAMEEVKAALPADMKIVWSNKARDFGGRGLPSETFFTLFAINREPGLTGEVVTSASANFGGGASSIAGQPVVYLNMNDQGARDWARLTGANINKRIAIILDDKVHSAPVIRDKISGGNTVIEGMSSINEAKDLSIILRAGALPAPMEIIEERTIGPSLGRDSIEKGTKAIIIGFILVVIFMAVYYRMSGLIADFAIVLNLSFVLAIMATLRATLTLPGIAGLILTVGMTVDANVLIFERIKEELSKGKTVRSAIDAGYSRALKTIIDANVTTIIAALVLFQFGTGPIKGFAITLFWGILTSMLTAIFITRTVFTYFTDRFAVTKLSI, encoded by the coding sequence TTGAGAACACGACTGGCACCGAGATTCGTATTGATAGCTGCCGCTATCACACTTGCCGCATACATGTTGTCGCCGACGGTAGAATATTATCTAACCGACCCTGAACAAACAGAAAAACGCGAAGCGCTTCAGGATCGCGTGCTGAAGCTCGGGCTCGACCTTCAGGGTGGAATACACGTCGTTATGGAAGTGGATATCCCGAAACTCGTAGAGAATTTGGCGTCCAACAAGTCATTACTTTATGAGGCTTTTGCGGCGTCAAAGCTCAGAGCGAAGGATGAGGGGATAGATTATCTCGATGCTCTTCTTTTAGAAGCGAATGAGCGAAACATCAAGCTGGCAAGGCATTTCATCGAGTACGGCATCGAGAATTCCGAGATCATCTCGGCCCTGAAAGACGAGTCGGAGGATGCCGTTAACCGCGCCCTCGAGGTCATCCGCAACCGGATAGACCAATTCGGAGTTTCCGAACCAACCATTCAGAAACAGGGTCGAAACCGTATAATAGTTGAATTGGCAGGTGTTCAGGATCCGGAACGCGCTCGTAACCTGATACGTCAAACGGCTTTGCTCGAATTCAGTTTACTCAAAGATCCGGACGTCGTGCAGTCGGCTCTCACGCGCATAGACAACGTTCTCAAGAGTATGAGAACAGGCATTTCGCTTGACAGTCTGCTTGCTATTACAGAGGCCAAAGTTGAAAGCGCGGATACGGCTGCGGCGCCTCCCGCTGAAAGTCAGGATAAGGCTATAAGCGTCGAGGAGATATTCGGGCGAACAACGACGGATTCCCGTACGAAGAGTTCGGACTCCTCCGTACTCGTGGACGAACAGATATTCGAAGACCGTCCGTTCTCGGCTCTGCTCAGGAACGTGCAGGGAGATATCGGTGTACCCCGTGAAAACGTGAAGGCGGTTAAGAGAATCCTCGCTATGGAAGAGGTGAAGGCGGCATTACCGGCGGATATGAAAATCGTCTGGTCGAACAAAGCGAGAGATTTTGGCGGAAGGGGTCTCCCATCTGAAACGTTCTTTACTCTCTTCGCAATAAACAGAGAACCGGGTTTGACAGGCGAGGTAGTCACTTCCGCCTCGGCAAATTTCGGGGGTGGAGCCAGCTCTATCGCCGGTCAGCCGGTGGTTTACCTGAACATGAACGATCAGGGAGCCCGGGACTGGGCACGGCTAACCGGTGCGAACATCAACAAGAGGATCGCTATAATACTCGACGATAAGGTACATTCGGCTCCGGTCATCAGGGATAAGATCTCAGGGGGCAACACGGTCATCGAGGGAATGTCTTCTATAAACGAAGCGAAAGATCTCTCTATAATCTTACGGGCGGGCGCTCTTCCCGCACCGATGGAGATAATCGAAGAACGCACAATAGGTCCGTCGCTCGGCAGAGATTCCATCGAGAAGGGCACAAAGGCCATCATTATCGGATTTATTCTTGTCGTAATCTTTATGGCTGTCTACTACAGGATGTCAGGATTGATCGCCGACTTCGCTATCGTACTTAACCTGTCTTTTGTTCTCGCAATAATGGCAACGCTTCGTGCAACATTGACACTTCCCGGAATTGCAGGTCTGATCTTGACTGTGGGAATGACGGTTGACGCCAACGTTTTGATTTTCGAAAGAATCAAAGAGGAATTGAGCAAGGGTAAGACGGTACGCTCCGCAATCGATGCGGGGTATTCGAGGGCATTGAAGACGATTATCGATGCAAATGTTACCACGATTATCGCCGCGCTCGTCCTGTTCCAGTTCGGCACGGGACCGATTAAGGGATTTGCAATCACGCTGTTCTGGGGTATATTGACGAGTATGCTTACGGCAATTTTCATCACCCGCACTGTGTTCACATATTTCACCGACCGGTTTGCGGTCACAAAATTAAGTATCTAA
- a CDS encoding methylmalonyl-CoA mutase, with product MSRSDRKKTPLHRPKTVNSDYEKKLGDPGSPPFTRGIYEEMYGKRLWTMRQYAGYASAEESNRRYKYLLEQGITGLSVAFDLPTQIGYDSDNDLAKGEVGRVGVAVDSILDMESLFDGIDLGSVSTSMTINATAPTVLALYIAVAESKGVETASLSGTIQNDILKEYIARGTYIYPPRQSMRLITDVFAYCAGQMPNWNTISISGYHIREAGATAVQELAFTFANAIAYCDAAVDAGLEFDSFAPRLSFFFNCHNDFFEEAAKFRAARRIWTNIAKERFKSKNPKSMALRFHTQTAGSSLTAQQPNVNVVRTTLQALAAVLGGTQSLHTNSFDEALSLPTEEAALLALRTQQVIAHEIGIENAADPLGGSWYVENLTDELETETFDYIKKIDDLGGALNAIESGFIQNEIARSAYEYQKAVEEGARLIVGVNVFESEQEIEPETFEIDPDVLEKQMENLGLLKKERDSAAVERSLSELSRAAETAENTMPKILNCVKTKATLGEISDALRKVFGEYKP from the coding sequence ATGTCACGCTCGGATCGGAAAAAAACGCCGCTTCACAGACCGAAAACCGTTAATTCCGATTACGAGAAAAAATTGGGAGATCCGGGATCCCCTCCCTTTACCCGCGGAATTTATGAAGAGATGTACGGTAAAAGGCTCTGGACTATGCGGCAGTATGCGGGGTACGCATCGGCTGAGGAGTCCAATCGGCGTTATAAATACCTTCTCGAACAGGGTATTACCGGTCTATCCGTAGCGTTCGACCTTCCCACTCAAATCGGCTACGACTCGGATAATGATCTGGCAAAAGGTGAAGTAGGCAGGGTCGGAGTTGCCGTTGACAGCATCCTTGATATGGAAAGCCTTTTTGACGGGATCGATCTCGGAAGCGTATCGACATCGATGACGATAAACGCCACCGCTCCGACAGTACTGGCTTTATATATCGCCGTTGCGGAATCTAAAGGTGTAGAAACAGCAAGCCTTTCAGGAACAATTCAAAATGATATTTTAAAAGAATATATCGCCCGCGGCACTTATATATATCCACCGCGTCAGAGCATGCGGTTAATTACGGACGTATTCGCGTATTGTGCCGGGCAGATGCCGAACTGGAACACTATTTCTATATCAGGTTATCATATAAGGGAAGCCGGAGCCACTGCAGTGCAGGAACTCGCCTTCACTTTCGCCAATGCAATCGCTTACTGTGATGCCGCTGTAGATGCCGGTCTCGAATTTGACTCATTTGCACCGCGTCTCTCTTTCTTTTTCAACTGTCATAACGATTTTTTCGAAGAGGCTGCAAAGTTCAGAGCAGCAAGGCGAATCTGGACGAATATAGCTAAGGAACGGTTCAAGTCAAAAAATCCTAAGAGCATGGCGCTGCGGTTTCATACACAGACAGCGGGTTCTTCACTAACCGCCCAGCAGCCGAATGTGAACGTAGTTCGAACAACCCTTCAAGCGCTTGCCGCAGTCCTCGGCGGAACGCAATCTCTGCATACGAATTCTTTCGATGAGGCTCTCTCCCTTCCGACGGAGGAAGCAGCACTTCTTGCACTCAGAACCCAGCAGGTGATAGCCCACGAAATAGGGATAGAAAACGCAGCTGATCCGCTTGGCGGTTCGTGGTATGTGGAAAATCTTACCGACGAGCTTGAAACGGAAACATTCGATTATATTAAGAAAATAGATGACCTCGGAGGCGCTCTGAATGCCATAGAAAGCGGATTCATCCAGAACGAAATAGCCCGCAGCGCTTACGAATATCAAAAGGCGGTCGAAGAGGGCGCCAGACTAATTGTCGGTGTGAATGTTTTTGAGTCAGAGCAGGAGATTGAACCGGAAACATTTGAGATAGACCCCGATGTTTTAGAAAAGCAGATGGAAAATTTGGGTCTCCTGAAAAAAGAAAGGGATTCCGCAGCCGTGGAGAGATCATTATCGGAACTGTCACGCGCTGCTGAAACCGCGGAAAATACGATGCCGAAAATTTTAAATTGCGTAAAGACGAAAGCTACACTCGGCGAAATATCCGATGCCTTAAGAAAAGTTTTCGGCGAATACAAGCCGTAA
- a CDS encoding biotin--[acetyl-CoA-carboxylase] ligase — protein MFGTPRIHFDSIDSTNKAGLLAAAEGAAEGTVFSADAQTEGRGRMSREWYSPAGLGLYFSILLRPDIPAVKANQIVLQSAVAVCEAIEESVDCNVGIKWPNDIYVERKKIGGILVESVIAGRMIEYAVVGVGINLLNEPESFPSELGKTAASLKSITGAVVKKDELLDRILSIYEAYYSGEIECGIDKWMKRCIHLDEPVKIEHNGEKLKGMFTDIGADLSFQLKDSSGRKRKIEYGEISLNLEV, from the coding sequence ATGTTCGGAACGCCACGCATCCACTTCGACTCCATCGATTCGACAAACAAAGCGGGACTTCTCGCCGCGGCGGAGGGGGCAGCCGAGGGGACGGTTTTTTCCGCTGACGCCCAAACCGAAGGGAGAGGCAGAATGTCCCGTGAATGGTATTCGCCGGCGGGTCTCGGGCTTTATTTTTCCATCCTGCTTCGGCCCGACATTCCTGCGGTCAAGGCAAATCAGATAGTATTGCAGTCCGCCGTTGCCGTTTGCGAGGCTATTGAAGAGAGTGTAGATTGTAACGTCGGGATCAAATGGCCGAACGACATATACGTTGAGCGGAAAAAGATCGGAGGAATTCTCGTGGAGAGTGTCATAGCCGGCAGGATGATTGAATACGCAGTGGTCGGGGTTGGAATCAATCTCCTGAACGAACCGGAAAGTTTCCCTTCGGAGCTCGGGAAAACGGCAGCCTCCCTGAAGAGCATCACGGGAGCAGTAGTAAAAAAAGACGAATTGTTAGATCGAATATTGTCTATTTATGAGGCATATTATTCCGGTGAAATTGAATGCGGCATCGATAAGTGGATGAAAAGGTGCATTCATTTGGATGAGCCGGTAAAAATTGAACATAACGGAGAGAAGCTGAAAGGAATGTTCACCGACATCGGTGCAGACCTCTCTTTTCAGCTGAAAGATAGTTCAGGGCGTAAGCGTAAAATCGAATATGGAGAAATTTCTCTGAATTTGGAGGTTTGA
- a CDS encoding acetyl-CoA carboxylase biotin carboxyl carrier protein subunit has translation MKYFCTINGTELTLSVDEAGGKIRFVSSERTDKVDIVRIGGGIFHLLLNEQSHLITVNDTAEGLRVSIDGNNYPVKIEDEKSRIRGKYQLTNSPPKHLGRIYAPMGGLVVRINVAEGDTIEKEAPLLTLEAMKTENTIKSPIDGNITSVNVTEGESIPVGSLLMVVD, from the coding sequence ATGAAATATTTCTGTACTATTAATGGAACGGAGCTGACATTATCAGTTGACGAAGCGGGCGGTAAAATTCGATTCGTGTCATCCGAGAGGACTGATAAAGTTGACATAGTAAGAATCGGCGGCGGCATATTTCATCTTTTACTAAATGAACAATCACATTTAATAACCGTCAACGACACAGCGGAAGGGCTCAGGGTATCTATTGATGGAAATAACTATCCGGTAAAGATCGAAGATGAAAAAAGCAGAATCAGGGGGAAATATCAACTTACAAATTCTCCTCCGAAACATTTGGGCAGGATCTATGCTCCAATGGGAGGCTTGGTAGTACGGATAAACGTGGCGGAGGGAGACACTATAGAAAAAGAGGCGCCGCTTCTCACTCTCGAGGCTATGAAAACGGAGAACACGATTAAATCACCGATTGACGGAAACATTACGAGCGTAAACGTGACCGAAGGCGAAAGCATCCCAGTCGGGTCATTGCTGATGGTAGTAGACTGA
- a CDS encoding adenylosuccinate synthase: MPVTIVVGGQWGDEGKGKIVDILSENSDVIARYQGGANAGHTIIFGGKEYILHLIPSGILREKTVCYIGNGVVIDPNAFISEVDFLKSEGITVDGRLFISHNAHLVTPLHLLIDKAAEDGSGAIGTTLRGIGPAYTDKISRVGIRAGDILKPAAFRKKLSRNYDAFIARNSEAGAAVPTFEAIYEPYYEAAGKLENYISDVTALLNSDIKSGKNILLEGAQGTFLDVDHGTYPFVTSSNSSAGGACSGTGIGPTKIDRVITVFKAYTTRVGLGPFPTELTGTIGELIREIGYEFGATTGRERRCGWFDVPLAKRSVAVNGASEIALTKLDVLSDLEKIDLCTGYSINGNRLDYFPLDIEEFESAKPIYKSFEGWNVKLGGISEYSGLPEQAKSYISAIEEYLEIPISMVSINPDRESLLIKK; the protein is encoded by the coding sequence ATGCCTGTAACCATTGTCGTCGGAGGACAGTGGGGCGATGAAGGTAAAGGAAAGATAGTTGATATTCTTTCCGAAAACTCGGACGTGATCGCCAGGTATCAGGGGGGCGCTAATGCCGGTCACACAATTATTTTCGGTGGAAAAGAATACATTCTCCATCTGATCCCCTCGGGGATTCTCAGAGAAAAAACCGTCTGTTATATCGGAAACGGCGTTGTCATAGATCCGAACGCGTTTATTTCTGAAGTCGACTTTTTGAAATCCGAAGGGATAACGGTCGACGGCAGGCTGTTTATAAGTCATAACGCACACCTCGTTACACCGCTGCATTTGCTGATTGATAAAGCTGCTGAAGACGGTTCAGGCGCAATAGGTACGACACTGAGAGGAATTGGACCTGCGTACACCGATAAGATATCCCGTGTGGGAATCAGAGCCGGTGATATATTAAAACCCGCTGCATTCAGGAAAAAACTGAGCCGTAATTACGATGCTTTTATAGCGCGTAATTCCGAAGCCGGTGCCGCTGTTCCAACCTTCGAGGCTATCTACGAGCCTTACTACGAAGCAGCCGGGAAGCTCGAAAATTACATATCGGACGTTACTGCATTGCTGAACTCTGACATCAAGAGCGGCAAAAACATACTGCTCGAAGGAGCTCAGGGTACATTTCTGGACGTAGATCACGGGACTTATCCCTTCGTTACCTCCTCGAACTCGTCGGCGGGGGGCGCATGTTCGGGTACCGGAATAGGTCCGACAAAAATCGACCGCGTGATTACCGTATTCAAGGCTTATACTACAAGGGTTGGATTGGGTCCGTTTCCGACTGAACTGACCGGAACAATCGGTGAGCTTATCCGTGAGATAGGATATGAGTTCGGCGCGACCACCGGTAGAGAAAGAAGATGCGGATGGTTTGACGTTCCCCTTGCAAAGCGTTCCGTTGCAGTCAACGGCGCAAGCGAGATAGCTCTTACCAAATTAGACGTGTTGAGTGATCTTGAAAAAATCGACCTGTGCACCGGTTATTCGATCAACGGAAATAGGCTCGACTATTTTCCGCTGGACATTGAAGAATTTGAGTCAGCGAAACCTATATATAAATCATTCGAAGGCTGGAACGTCAAGCTTGGCGGCATATCAGAATATTCCGGTCTGCCGGAGCAGGCAAAAAGTTACATCTCGGCGATAGAAGAATATCTTGAAATTCCGATCAGCATGGTCTCGATAAATCCTGACAGGGAAAGCCTTTTGATTAAGAAATAG
- a CDS encoding acetyl-CoA carboxylase biotin carboxylase subunit — MKINKILIANRGEIALRIIRACKELRIRTVAVYSDADRFSPHVFHADEAYRLGAPPASESYLKIEKIIEIADRSGSDAIHPGYGFLSENPEFAKEVEDRNLIFIGPSPETITTLGDKTRAKSLASKCGVDPIPGSPESLSSVESAVVAAKEIGFPVLLKAASGGGGKGIRIVRSAKELPEMFETASSEAYSSFNDPALFIERYIESPHHVEFQILGDKDGNVVHLGDRECSVQRRYQKVIEESPSPFVPDKIREEIGSYAVEIAKSAGYYSAGTVEFIVDNNLNFYFLEMNTRLQVEHPVTEMRTGVDIVKEQINIAEGNKLPFGQHEITYSGHAIECRITAEDALNDFLPDSGTIDNYIEPGGPGIRIDSGVQNDSEISPYYDPLISKLIAWGNDRVESIARCRRALSEYIITGISTSIPFCVSALMNDKFVKGDYDTNIAGEIIKEMPSRFEEKDVDAAAIGAAAYTVMNFQNGNVNESAGQSIFKSWKMHGRKSALR; from the coding sequence ATGAAAATAAATAAAATCCTTATAGCGAACAGAGGTGAAATTGCCCTTAGAATTATCAGGGCATGTAAGGAGCTCCGGATCAGAACCGTAGCGGTTTACTCCGATGCGGACAGATTTTCGCCTCACGTATTTCACGCCGACGAGGCTTACCGGTTAGGCGCGCCTCCAGCTTCCGAGAGCTATCTGAAAATCGAAAAAATAATTGAAATAGCCGACCGGTCCGGATCGGACGCTATCCATCCGGGATACGGTTTTCTTTCGGAAAATCCTGAATTCGCGAAAGAAGTAGAGGACAGAAATTTGATTTTTATCGGACCCTCCCCGGAAACTATTACGACATTAGGCGATAAAACCAGGGCAAAATCGCTGGCATCAAAATGCGGAGTCGATCCGATACCCGGGTCTCCTGAATCCCTTTCGTCTGTCGAATCGGCTGTCGTAGCGGCAAAGGAAATCGGTTTTCCCGTTCTGCTGAAAGCCGCTTCGGGGGGAGGAGGAAAAGGGATAAGGATAGTTCGGTCCGCTAAAGAGCTGCCCGAGATGTTTGAGACAGCAAGCTCCGAAGCGTACTCGTCTTTCAACGATCCTGCTTTATTCATCGAGAGGTACATCGAGTCTCCCCATCACGTTGAATTCCAGATCCTTGGAGATAAAGACGGCAACGTTGTCCATCTCGGAGATCGTGAGTGTTCTGTCCAGCGTCGATATCAAAAGGTTATTGAGGAGTCCCCCTCACCTTTTGTCCCGGATAAGATTAGAGAAGAGATCGGTTCTTATGCCGTCGAAATAGCAAAATCTGCCGGCTATTACAGCGCCGGAACGGTCGAATTCATTGTCGATAACAATCTGAATTTCTACTTCCTCGAAATGAACACGAGGCTTCAGGTGGAACACCCGGTTACCGAAATGAGGACAGGCGTGGATATCGTCAAGGAGCAGATAAACATCGCCGAAGGAAATAAACTTCCGTTTGGACAGCATGAAATAACTTATTCCGGGCACGCGATCGAGTGCCGGATCACGGCTGAAGATGCCCTGAACGACTTCCTTCCGGACTCGGGCACTATAGACAACTATATTGAACCGGGAGGTCCCGGAATACGCATAGACAGCGGCGTACAAAATGATTCGGAAATCTCTCCGTACTATGACCCCTTGATCTCAAAGTTGATAGCATGGGGTAACGACCGTGTCGAATCGATCGCCAGATGCAGGAGAGCCCTCTCAGAGTACATCATAACAGGCATATCAACCTCGATTCCATTTTGTGTCAGCGCCTTAATGAACGATAAATTCGTGAAAGGTGATTACGACACCAACATCGCAGGCGAAATTATAAAGGAGATGCCTTCGCGATTTGAGGAGAAGGATGTGGACGCAGCCGCAATCGGTGCAGCCGCTTATACCGTTATGAACTTTCAGAATGGGAATGTGAATGAATCCGCCGGTCAATCAATCTTCAAATCGTGGAAGATGCACGGAAGAAAGTCCGCTCTGAGATGA
- the secF gene encoding protein translocase subunit SecF: MRIIKDTNIDFTGKRKIGISFSLLLILIGFISLIAHGGPRLGIDFIGGTLVQVRFANPVSSIDVRSAVSSAGYAGAVIQQFGGDREVLIRILEEEGAAEASGNLSQTLAEGFVDNPFEIRKVVRVGPKIGEELRGKAVLAILAAMFGIVIYITFRFEFKFAVGALIALAHDVIITLGIFSILDIEINLSVIAAFLTIVGYSLNDTIVVYDRIRENVKSMRRESYEIIVNTSINNSLSRTIVTSITTFMVVFTLYLIGGEVISGFSFAMMVGVVVGTYSSIFIASPILIEWQARAAAKKRASLTSS, from the coding sequence ATGAGAATTATCAAAGACACTAATATCGATTTTACGGGAAAACGCAAGATAGGCATATCCTTCTCTCTCCTCTTAATTCTCATTGGTTTTATCTCACTCATAGCTCACGGCGGACCCCGGTTGGGAATAGATTTTATAGGTGGAACCCTCGTTCAGGTCAGATTTGCAAACCCTGTTTCGAGCATTGACGTTCGCTCAGCTGTTTCAAGCGCGGGTTACGCAGGCGCCGTGATACAGCAATTCGGCGGGGACCGGGAGGTTCTTATCAGGATTCTCGAAGAAGAGGGTGCCGCCGAAGCATCCGGCAATCTCTCTCAAACACTCGCGGAGGGATTCGTGGACAATCCGTTTGAAATCCGTAAGGTAGTGCGCGTAGGACCTAAAATCGGCGAGGAATTAAGGGGTAAGGCGGTACTTGCGATCCTCGCAGCGATGTTCGGTATTGTCATTTACATTACTTTCAGATTCGAGTTCAAATTTGCGGTCGGGGCACTGATAGCTCTCGCTCATGACGTTATCATCACTCTCGGTATATTCAGTATCCTGGACATCGAGATTAACCTTTCTGTTATCGCCGCATTCCTTACCATAGTGGGCTATTCCCTCAACGACACCATAGTCGTTTACGATAGAATTAGGGAAAACGTCAAAAGCATGCGCCGCGAATCTTATGAAATTATTGTTAACACGAGTATAAATAACTCTCTTTCCAGAACCATTGTGACTTCGATTACTACTTTCATGGTAGTCTTTACGCTATACCTCATCGGAGGTGAAGTAATATCCGGATTTTCGTTCGCTATGATGGTAGGAGTTGTAGTCGGGACATATTCTTCCATCTTCATCGCAAGTCCTATTCTGATAGAATGGCAGGCAAGAGCTGCCGCCAAAAAACGAGCAAGCCTCACTTCAAGCTGA
- a CDS encoding tetratricopeptide repeat protein — protein MTTTKEDLKTLISYMEMLTDHEVEFLLKTAVECKLINKDDGLEEFYKAFDSSIDDDQKAEIFRALANIAMGVEGPKLAGEFLIRAGKSAKSANIRTKVGIELANYHTGLKQYSKATETIDDAMKGADTKVLKAGVLGAKAAINYNRGDYEGAISLFDKAATIYKSKKANKEISEIHQAVGDAYFEMRDVDSALVSYREAYRFAQKTKGELSLSELSFKLGELNMLSNKITPAITYFEDCLKDKSDPLLTIRSLRNLALCYAIIGGDDEAEKLFEESVSHAVSLADDRETALSRDIYTKHLISIGKYDEAKVLLDKNYQLRMELLSEQGEEQTGGWEFAQMVYKVYSTLMEKQVDEEDRTKVDEQSDKVVLSGKIAAEVRRLIEMMHHVIDRPKNIASDYENLSLKEAIKVFKKEFLTERLAINNWNKNKVADELGVTLSNLYHHLETLGMNK, from the coding sequence TTGACCACCACAAAAGAAGACCTGAAAACCCTCATCTCGTATATGGAAATGCTCACCGATCACGAAGTTGAATTTCTGCTTAAAACAGCCGTCGAGTGTAAATTAATAAATAAAGACGATGGATTAGAGGAATTTTACAAAGCGTTCGACAGTTCAATAGATGACGACCAGAAAGCCGAAATATTCAGGGCTCTGGCAAATATAGCGATGGGAGTGGAAGGACCGAAATTAGCCGGCGAATTCCTGATTCGTGCGGGGAAATCAGCTAAATCGGCTAATATCAGAACTAAGGTTGGAATTGAACTCGCGAATTATCATACAGGGTTAAAGCAATATTCAAAAGCGACTGAAACAATTGATGACGCCATGAAAGGCGCTGATACAAAAGTGTTAAAAGCAGGTGTGTTAGGAGCTAAAGCCGCTATCAACTATAATCGCGGTGATTATGAGGGCGCCATAAGCCTGTTTGATAAAGCAGCGACTATTTATAAAAGCAAAAAAGCGAATAAGGAAATATCGGAGATACACCAGGCTGTGGGCGATGCCTACTTCGAGATGAGAGATGTCGATTCAGCGCTTGTTTCTTACCGGGAAGCTTACCGGTTTGCTCAAAAGACGAAGGGCGAGCTTTCTTTATCTGAATTGTCATTCAAGTTGGGTGAGCTCAATATGTTGTCGAATAAGATCACACCGGCTATCACCTATTTCGAAGATTGCTTAAAAGACAAATCCGATCCGCTGTTAACAATACGAAGTCTGAGAAATTTAGCTTTATGCTACGCAATAATCGGCGGGGATGATGAGGCTGAAAAGTTATTTGAAGAATCCGTATCTCATGCTGTTTCTCTCGCGGATGACAGGGAAACGGCTCTCAGCAGGGATATTTATACTAAACATCTAATCTCAATCGGTAAATATGACGAGGCTAAGGTTCTCCTCGACAAAAACTATCAACTAAGAATGGAATTGCTTTCAGAACAGGGAGAAGAACAGACAGGGGGATGGGAATTCGCGCAGATGGTTTATAAGGTCTATTCGACATTGATGGAAAAGCAGGTAGATGAAGAGGATCGGACCAAGGTAGATGAACAGAGTGATAAAGTAGTATTATCGGGCAAAATAGCAGCCGAGGTAAGACGCCTGATCGAGATGATGCATCACGTTATCGACAGACCTAAAAACATAGCGAGTGACTATGAAAACCTCTCATTGAAAGAGGCGATAAAAGTGTTTAAAAAGGAATTCCTGACTGAAAGACTTGCGATCAATAACTGGAATAAAAATAAAGTAGCCGACGAACTTGGCGTCACGCTGAGTAATCTATACCATCATCTTGAAACGCTCGGAATGAATAAGTAA